The following is a genomic window from Pedobacter sp. KBS0701.
CATCAGTTCGCGTGAAGGACTGGAAGAAAGTTACGCCGCACATTGGAACAGGGAATTTAATAGCCGCTTGAAAATGGGGAGAATCTTATCTTCTTTGCTGAGAAATACTAAATTCGAAAGTTTAGCCATCAATGCATTGATTAAAATGCCCTTTCTGCTCCATAAAATAATTAAACAAACACATGGCAAGCCCATCACAATTTAATCATAAATGCCAGTAGATACCACATTTAGAAGCACAGCACCAGAGATTATGGATGATTTCGCTATGGAAGGTGAAATATTACGCGATGCACTTGACAAAATAGCCAGTATTAACCAACTCCTTGGTGGTAATAAAGTTACGCTAAATGGGGTTAAAACCTTAATTAACAACAAACCATTTGATCAGGTTATACGTATTACCGATATAGGCTGTGGAAATGGAGATATGTTACGCACTTTGGCCGATTATGCAAAAAACCAAGGTTTACATTTTATTTTAAAAGGGATAGATGCCAATAAATTCACCATAAATCACGCACAAAGTTTGTCTGCAAACTACCCGAACATCACATATGCCTGCAGCGACATTTTTGAGGATTTAAATAAAGATGAACCCTGCGACATTATGCTCTGTACGTTAACGCTACATCATTTTAAAGATGAAGAAATTATTAATCTGCTAAACAATTTTAAAAGATCGGCAACAATGGGTATTGTGATAAATGACCTGCAAAGAAGTGCAGTAGCATATTACCTTTTTAAAGCTTTGTGTTATGTTTTCCGTTTAAATAATATGTCGAGAGAGGACGGTTTAGTCTCCATTCTACGTGGATTTAAAAGAGCAGATTTAATTAAATACAGCAAACAATTAAACTTAAAATTGAGTTCCATAAAATGGAAATGGGCTTTCCGCTACCAATGGATAATTAAAACAACATGAGCGTAACCGTAAAAGCAGTAAGTAAAGCATTGCCCGAATTTTGGCGGTCAACCGCGGAGATTTTACCATTTCTGGATATTTGGCTAAAAGGTCAGGATGATCGCTTCATCAGAAAGGTAAAAAAGATTTTTGAAAGCGCAGCAGTAGATAAAAGGTACTCGATCATGTCGCCCGAAGAGGTTTTTAGCGATTTAAGTTTTGAAGAGCGAAACAACATTTACGTAAGAGAAGGGATAAAGCTGGGTGCTGAATGTTTAAAAACTGCACTCGAAAAAGCCAGTTGGCAGGCACAGGATTTAGACTATATCATTACGGTAAGCTGCACCGGAATCATGATTCCTTCTTTAGATGCTTATCTGATCAATCTGCTCAAACTGCGTCAGGACATTGTTCGCTTACCCGTAACTGAAATGGGTTGTGCAGCAGGTGTATCAGGTATGATTTACGCCAAGAATTTTCTGAAAGCTAATCCAGGCAAACGTGCAGCAGTTATTGCAGTAGAATCGCCAACGGCAACCTTTCAATTAAATGATTTTTCGATGGCCAACATTGTAAGTGCCGCAATATTTGGCGATGGTGCCGCCTGTGTACTGTTAAGTTCGAATGATGATGATAGCGGACCAGAGATTTTGGCTGAAGAAATGTACCATTTTTATGATGCTGAAGAGATGATGGGATTTAAACTCACCAATACCGGACTGCAAATGATACTGGATGTAGCCGTTCCTGAAACCATTGCCAATCATTTCCCCAATATCATCCATCCATTTTTGGTGAAAAACGGATTCGAAATTAATGATATAGAACATTTGATCTTTCATCCGGGCGGCAAAAAGATTATCCAGATTGTGGAAGAGTTATTCGGACAGCTTGGCAAAAATATAAACGAAACAAAAGAGGTATTAAGGCTTTATGGAAACATGAGTAGTGCAACAGTGTTGTATGTTTTGGAACGGATTATGGATAAAAAGCCAATGCCCGGAGAAAAAGGGCTGATGTTAAGCTTCGGACCGGGATTTTCAGCACAACGCATACTTCTACAATGGTAACCATTCAATAATTCACTCAATTAATTATTCAATAATTCAACTTATGAATCCACAAGAAATATTAGATAAACTGCCTTATGGTAAATCTTTTCTTTTTGTTGATGAGTTATTACATGTTGATGAAAATGGAGCAAAAGGCACTTATACTTATGCTAAAGATCTACCTTTTTATGAAGGTCATTTTAAAAACCGTCCCCTTACCCCCGCAGTAATCCTTACCGAAACCATGGCACAGATTGGTTTGGTTTGTTTGGGCATCTACCTGTTAAAAAGCATTGAAACTGATCAAAACATAGCCATTGCCATGACCTCAAGCGCGATCGATTTTTTAAAACCGGTTGCACCTGGTGAAAAAGTTACGGTAACGAGCGAGAAAGTATATTTCAGGTTCAATAAACTGAGTTGCAAGGTAAAAATGGAAAATGTAGCAGGCGAGATGGTTTGCAAAGGAAATATTTCCGGCATGTTAATTTCGAAAGAAAATGAATAACAGAGTTGTAATTACAGGCTTAGGCGTATGCGCACCCAATGGCACTACCCTGGCTGAATTTTCAGATGCCATAAAGAAAGGACTCTCCGGGATCTGTCATCAGCCAGATTTGGAAGCCTTAAATTTCTCTTGCCAGATAGCAGGCAAACCATCACTTAGCGAAGAGCGAATCAACCAATATTTTACACCGCTCGAATTACGAAACCTAAACAGCACAGGCATTATATATGGTGTTATTGCAGGTTTAGATGCCTGGAAGGATGCAGGCCTAACCATCGAAAATAATGACGAACCCGACTGGGATAGTGGCACCATTTTCGGAACCGGTACTTCTGGTATAGATAAATTTAGATGGGCAATTAATAAGATAGATGCGCTTGAAATTAAAAAACTAGGCAGTTCAGTCGTGATACAAACCATGGCCAGCGGCGTAAGCGCTTTTATCAGCGGGAAACTTGGCTTAGGAAACCAGGTAAGCACTAATTCATCTGCCTGCGCAACAGGAGTCGAAAGTATATTGCTGGCCTACGAAAGAATTAAAACCGGTCAGGCTAAAAGAATGTTAGCAGGAAGTACCAGCGACAGCGGGCCTTATATTTGGGGTGGTTTTGATGCCATGAAAGTTTGTACTTATAAGCATAATGATGCCCCTGAAAAAGGTAGCCGCCCAATGAGTTCAACAGCAAGTGGCTTTGTACCTGGAAGCGGAGCCGGTGCTTTGGTATTAGAATCGCTAGAAAGTGCAATGGCTAGAAAAGCCAGAATTTATGGCGAAGTGCTCGGTGGGCATATCAATTCTGGTGGTCAGCGGGGATTAGGCACCATGACAGCCCCTAACCCTATTGCAGTTCAGCATTGCATAAAGGCTGCTTTGCAAAATGCGGGTATAGAAGCATACGAAATAGATGTAATTAATGGTCACCTTACCGCGACTAATAAAGATGCGCTGGAAATAGAAAACTGGAAAGTAGCCCTACAATTACCCGCTGATGATTTTCCATATATCAATTCTTTGAAAAGTATGATTGGTCATTGTATTGCAGCATCAGGGAGTATAGAATGTGTTGCTTCGGTACTTGAGCTTACAGAGGGTTTTATATTTCCCAATATTAATTGCGAAGATTTAAACCCTGAGATTAAAGCCTTAATTGATGAGAAATGCATTCCGCAAGCCTTAATTCATCAACCATTTAATATCTTAGCCAAAGCAAGTTTTGGTTTTGGCGATATTAATGCCTGCATTATTTTTAAAAAGTATACCCATGAATAAAGAAGAAATCATCGAAACCTTAAAAACAATTATCGAACCTTACAGCGAAGAGTCAACAGCCTTGGCTCAGATTGACGAAAACACCGATTTTATTAATGATTTGAAAATAAATTCGGCTAACCTGGTTGATATTGTCCTGGATATTGAAGAGAAATTCAACATCGAAATAGACAATGATTCGATGGCTAAAATGCTTACAGTAAAAGCTACAACCGAAATTATAGCTCAAAAACTGGAAGCGCATGCTGGGTAACGACATCGTTGATTTGGATCTGGCTAAAATCCAGAGTAACTGGAGGCGCAAAAATTACCTCGATAAAATTTTCACAGCAGAAGAACAGTTATTGATTACATCAGCCAAAAATCCTGATGAAATGGTATGGCTGTTATGGAGCATGAAAGAATCGGCTTACAAAATTCATAACCGAAAAACAGGCATCCGGAATTTCGCTCCCAAAAGCTTATACTGTACGATTTATCCAACCGCAGATCAGGTAAACGGCACAGTAGGTATTGATAAAGACACTTACTTTACTAAAAGTAACATACAATCAAAATATATACATACCATTGCTACGCCTGCTTACAATAAGTTAGAAGAAATTAAAATAGCCATTTACGAGTTACCAAATCATCCGTATGATTATAAACGCACTGAACCGGGCAGTGCGAGTCATCATGGGCAGTATTTGGCTTTGGTGTATTAATTTCAGAGTTGACAACTTTTCTTATCAACTTGCTGGTAAAGTTGTCAACTCTTCCTGCAAAGCCTAAACTACCCGGATTTTAACCACAACTTCTTTAAAATTACCTGCTCATTTGATTCGGTCTTAAAACTTCTATCTACGGACTATTGCGGTCAAACCTTTGCCCTATTTTCTTTACAGAATAATAGAATTGCCTACCCCAAAAAGCATTATCTTTGCACAAATCATAAAAAATAAAA
Proteins encoded in this region:
- a CDS encoding methyltransferase domain-containing protein, which gives rise to MPVDTTFRSTAPEIMDDFAMEGEILRDALDKIASINQLLGGNKVTLNGVKTLINNKPFDQVIRITDIGCGNGDMLRTLADYAKNQGLHFILKGIDANKFTINHAQSLSANYPNITYACSDIFEDLNKDEPCDIMLCTLTLHHFKDEEIINLLNNFKRSATMGIVINDLQRSAVAYYLFKALCYVFRLNNMSREDGLVSILRGFKRADLIKYSKQLNLKLSSIKWKWAFRYQWIIKTT
- a CDS encoding 3-hydroxyacyl-ACP dehydratase FabZ family protein; the encoded protein is MNPQEILDKLPYGKSFLFVDELLHVDENGAKGTYTYAKDLPFYEGHFKNRPLTPAVILTETMAQIGLVCLGIYLLKSIETDQNIAIAMTSSAIDFLKPVAPGEKVTVTSEKVYFRFNKLSCKVKMENVAGEMVCKGNISGMLISKENE
- a CDS encoding type III polyketide synthase, coding for MSVTVKAVSKALPEFWRSTAEILPFLDIWLKGQDDRFIRKVKKIFESAAVDKRYSIMSPEEVFSDLSFEERNNIYVREGIKLGAECLKTALEKASWQAQDLDYIITVSCTGIMIPSLDAYLINLLKLRQDIVRLPVTEMGCAAGVSGMIYAKNFLKANPGKRAAVIAVESPTATFQLNDFSMANIVSAAIFGDGAACVLLSSNDDDSGPEILAEEMYHFYDAEEMMGFKLTNTGLQMILDVAVPETIANHFPNIIHPFLVKNGFEINDIEHLIFHPGGKKIIQIVEELFGQLGKNINETKEVLRLYGNMSSATVLYVLERIMDKKPMPGEKGLMLSFGPGFSAQRILLQW
- a CDS encoding 4'-phosphopantetheinyl transferase superfamily protein, with protein sequence MLGNDIVDLDLAKIQSNWRRKNYLDKIFTAEEQLLITSAKNPDEMVWLLWSMKESAYKIHNRKTGIRNFAPKSLYCTIYPTADQVNGTVGIDKDTYFTKSNIQSKYIHTIATPAYNKLEEIKIAIYELPNHPYDYKRTEPGSASHHGQYLALVY
- a CDS encoding beta-ketoacyl synthase — its product is MNNRVVITGLGVCAPNGTTLAEFSDAIKKGLSGICHQPDLEALNFSCQIAGKPSLSEERINQYFTPLELRNLNSTGIIYGVIAGLDAWKDAGLTIENNDEPDWDSGTIFGTGTSGIDKFRWAINKIDALEIKKLGSSVVIQTMASGVSAFISGKLGLGNQVSTNSSACATGVESILLAYERIKTGQAKRMLAGSTSDSGPYIWGGFDAMKVCTYKHNDAPEKGSRPMSSTASGFVPGSGAGALVLESLESAMARKARIYGEVLGGHINSGGQRGLGTMTAPNPIAVQHCIKAALQNAGIEAYEIDVINGHLTATNKDALEIENWKVALQLPADDFPYINSLKSMIGHCIAASGSIECVASVLELTEGFIFPNINCEDLNPEIKALIDEKCIPQALIHQPFNILAKASFGFGDINACIIFKKYTHE
- a CDS encoding acyl carrier protein, with translation MNKEEIIETLKTIIEPYSEESTALAQIDENTDFINDLKINSANLVDIVLDIEEKFNIEIDNDSMAKMLTVKATTEIIAQKLEAHAG